The DNA segment CAACGCATTCTTTATAGGTTCCGCGTTTTGCATTGTAGTCATCATTCAAAACATAGACCTTTGTAATCAGCGGAACACCGCCATAGTACCTTAACAGCTGGTGGTAAAAATAGGCACGAAGGAAATGAGCTTCTCCCAGGAGTCTGTCTTTCAGCGTCTGATCAGTAATGCCATTCTCTGTTCCTGATAATTTCTCTATCGTGATGTTACAAGTCCGGATGCGGTTATACATTTTCGCATATCCCCAGGTATCGTCTACCCAACCCAGTGTAGAAGGGTTAATTGTACTGGAATTGACCAGATCTATTCCTCTGTTTGGATGGGTAAAAAGCGATTCATCCGATACCGACGACAACATCTGTTCCGAGAAACCGCCTACACTCAGGCCGTTGTAAATCTCCAGTACAAAAGCGTCTGCCAGACCTCCATCCTGCCAGATCAGTTCTGTAGGAATAGTGGTTGGCGGTTTTTCAGAAAGAAAGTCTTTTTTGCAACCCGTTGCCAGCAAAGCCATTGCAGCAATTGCCCATATATATGTATTCTTGATTGTTAATTTCATCTTCTATATTTTTTAGTTTCAGTGGTCCTGGTTTGACTTAAAAAGTAGCTTTGATTCCGGTGTTGATCACCCGGGCCTGCGGATAGTACTGAGCGCTGGAATTGGTAGATTCCGGATCCCAGATTTTGATTTTATCCAGTGTAAACAGGTTCAGTCCGCTTACATAAACCCTCAAAGCAGTTAGTCCCATCTTTTTACTCAAAGTACCCGATAAAGAATAACCCAACTCCACGTTCTTTAATCTGATATAGTTGTTGCTGCGAATCCAGTAAGTATTTCTGGCAGCATTGTTCATGTCGGTGTAATAGGTTTTTCCGCGGTTAGAAAGGCGTGGATTTTCGGAGCTTGGATTGTCTATCGTCCATCGGTTTTTATAAGACCACTCCAGGAAATTTCCGATATCACCCGATTCCGTTAAGCCGATGATCTGTACCCCACCAGTAGCACCCTGAACCAATACAGACAGGTCGAAGTTTTTATACTGAAGGTTTAAGTTTAATCCGCCTGTAAAGGTTGGCGTACTTGTTTTATCCAGCCTGATCTGGTCGTCGGCATTGATCTTTCCATCTCCGTTGGTGTCCTGAAACTTCATGTCTCCGGGCAATAACTTCGGCGTAATCGAACTATAGTCGATCGTGTTTGCCTCAATTTCGGCCCGGTCTCTGAAAACCCCTGCAAACTGATAAGCCAGTTCTGTTTTGGTAGGCATGCCTGTAGAGCGTTGCCATTCCGGTGCACCTGGAGTTTCATCCCAGAAAACAATCTTATTTTTTGCATATCCTCCATTTACGCTGATGCCATAGCCAAACTCTCCGGCCCGGTCATTATAGCTCAGTTTAAATTCATATCCGCTGTTGTTCACTTTCCCCAGGTTTACCGGAGGCAGTTTGTCTATAATTCCTGAACTTTCAGGAACGGAATTACCTCTGCTGATGAGGATATTTGTTCTTTTATTAGAGAAATAGTCAAACTCCAGCGACAGCTTATTGTCCAGAAAGGACGCATCTAAACCGATATTAGTATTGTTCGCTACTTCCCAGCTAAAATTCGGATTGGGAACACGGTTTTCAGACAAGGTCTGGCTAAGTTGATCGTTCACGACATAGTTTCCAAAACCTGCGGTACTCAGGTATTGATATTCTGCCAGCGCATCGCCAAAATAGGCTTCGGCTCCCATCTGTCCCCAGGAACCTCTTAGTTTCAGGTTGTTTACAAATTTCACGTTGTCTTTAAAGAAAGGCTCTTCAGACAAGCGCCAGCCCAGGGATACTCCCGGAAAGAAGCCATAACGTTTATCCTCCGGGAAGATGTAAGAACCATCTACCCTCCAAAGGAATTCGGCAAGGTATTTTTCTTTATAGTTGTAACCCAGCCTTCCGAAATAGCTCAGACGTGCTCTGTTAAACAAGTTATTTGGTGCATCTGCAGGGTTGCCTACCGTTTGCTCTTTATCACTTCCTGCAACCAGCTCCTGTAGCGCGGTAGAAAGGAAATAGCGGCGTGAAGCATTGAAGCCATCGTTATTTACCTTTTCACTCGTCATACCTGCCATCAGGCTAAAAGCATGTTCTCCGATTTTCTTATCGTAGTTGGCCATGGTCATCAGGTTGATCGCCAGCTGATCTCCGGCAGTTTCCGTCAGACTGGCATCTTTACGTTCCGAGCTCACCGCTCCAACCAGCTTCGGTGTTACCCCATCGGCTTCAAAAGTCTGTTTATCCCAGCTGTACAAGGTCCATGGCGTTTGCCATCTTTTTTGCCGGCCTGCAAATTTATCAATGGATGCTGTACCCGTTAATTTTAATCCCTCTACGCCGGGAATCTTGATTTCTACTTTACCGGTAGTCTGGAAATAGTCTCTTTTATCTTTGTTATAACCCGTGAGATCTGTGGTCGTCACATAAGGGTTGTAGCCAAATTCAATGGCTGGTCCCGGTAAACCATTGGGCCAGACCTCCACTTCATTCGGTCTTCCGCGCATCAGCATCCTGAAGATATCTCCAGCACCTACCGTAGGGAAATTCCGCAGCTCTTCTCTTGCGGTAACCCCAAGGGTAGTGGTGATGTATTTATTTAATGTCGCTTCAAGGTTAATCCTCATGTCGTACTGCTTATAACCCGTTGCCGACTTTTTATAATAACCATCCTGATCCAGGTAGCCCATTGAGATCAGGTATTTGATATTTTCCGCACCTCCATTGATCTGCAGGTTATGTCTTTGCTGCGGCGACCAGTTTTTAAGGGTCGTCTTGAACCAGTCGGTATTCGGATAGCGGAGCGGATCTGAGCCGTTTCTGAATTTCTCCATTTCATCCGGGCGAAAAGCAGCAGTAATCGTATTCCCATTATCAGTTCTCAGGTAAGAACCTGTATTTTTGAAACCCTGAGAAGCTGCGCTCCATTGGTTGTCCGGCAGATCTGAGCTAAAGATTTTCAACTCATTCAGGATCTCTGCATACTGAACAGAGTTCGACATTTTAGGTGTTCTGGTAGGCTGTTGTAACCCGTAGGAATAATCGTAAGAAAATTGAGGTTTACCTGCTTTACCTTGTTTGGTCGTTACTAAAATTACACCGTTTGCTGCTCTGGATCCGTAGATGGCCGCCGAAGCATCTTTCAATACGGATACGCTTTCTACATCATTCGGGTTCAGACGTTCCAAACCACCGGCCCTGTTAGGCACTCCATCGATCACGATTAAGGCATCACTATTTCCAAGGGAGTTGACACCACGGATACGGATCGAAGAACCATCATACCCCGGCTCTCCGCTCGATTGCATAGCTGTTACCCCAGGCATCCTTCCTGCAAGGGAATTGGACAGGTTTGCCGTTGGCGTTTTGGCCAGATCAGTCCCTTTTACAGAGGTTACCGCTCCGGAAACTACCGCCTTTTTTTGCGTACCGTATCCTACAACCACAATCTCCGATAAGTCCTGACTATTTTCCAGTAATTTCACATTGATCGTGCCCTGGCTGTTCACATCGATCTCCTGACTTACGAATCCGATATACGAAAACATCAGGACACCATTATCCGGAACCTTGATGCTGTACTTTCCAACGGCATCAGTTGTGGTCGCGATGCTGCTGCCTTTGAGTTTGACACTTGCTCCTGGAACAGCGACGCCCTTGGCATCGGTTACTGTTCCTTTCACCAATATTTCCGCTGCATCTGCATTTTTTGAGCGGATGACCACCAGGTTATCTTCCAGCGACTGGAATTTTAATCCGGTTCCCTTTAAGAAAATATCCAGTGCATCAGACACGAGAATGTCCTTTTCGATGAGGGTGATGCTTTTGGTTGCAGGAAGGTCTTCCTCGCTATAAAGCAATCTGAAATTACCCTTCTGTCCGAGGATGGTCAGG comes from the Pedobacter sp. FW305-3-2-15-E-R2A2 genome and includes:
- a CDS encoding SusC/RagA family TonB-linked outer membrane protein produces the protein MLNWSFVFSFLLCIQVSAATYSQNTKVDLDLRKVKLKDALTILGQKGNFRLLYSEEDLPATKSITLIEKDILVSDALDIFLKGTGLKFQSLEDNLVVIRSKNADAAEILVKGTVTDAKGVAVPGASVKLKGSSIATTTDAVGKYSIKVPDNGVLMFSYIGFVSQEIDVNSQGTINVKLLENSQDLSEIVVVGYGTQKKAVVSGAVTSVKGTDLAKTPTANLSNSLAGRMPGVTAMQSSGEPGYDGSSIRIRGVNSLGNSDALIVIDGVPNRAGGLERLNPNDVESVSVLKDASAAIYGSRAANGVILVTTKQGKAGKPQFSYDYSYGLQQPTRTPKMSNSVQYAEILNELKIFSSDLPDNQWSAASQGFKNTGSYLRTDNGNTITAAFRPDEMEKFRNGSDPLRYPNTDWFKTTLKNWSPQQRHNLQINGGAENIKYLISMGYLDQDGYYKKSATGYKQYDMRINLEATLNKYITTTLGVTAREELRNFPTVGAGDIFRMLMRGRPNEVEVWPNGLPGPAIEFGYNPYVTTTDLTGYNKDKRDYFQTTGKVEIKIPGVEGLKLTGTASIDKFAGRQKRWQTPWTLYSWDKQTFEADGVTPKLVGAVSSERKDASLTETAGDQLAINLMTMANYDKKIGEHAFSLMAGMTSEKVNNDGFNASRRYFLSTALQELVAGSDKEQTVGNPADAPNNLFNRARLSYFGRLGYNYKEKYLAEFLWRVDGSYIFPEDKRYGFFPGVSLGWRLSEEPFFKDNVKFVNNLKLRGSWGQMGAEAYFGDALAEYQYLSTAGFGNYVVNDQLSQTLSENRVPNPNFSWEVANNTNIGLDASFLDNKLSLEFDYFSNKRTNILISRGNSVPESSGIIDKLPPVNLGKVNNSGYEFKLSYNDRAGEFGYGISVNGGYAKNKIVFWDETPGAPEWQRSTGMPTKTELAYQFAGVFRDRAEIEANTIDYSSITPKLLPGDMKFQDTNGDGKINADDQIRLDKTSTPTFTGGLNLNLQYKNFDLSVLVQGATGGVQIIGLTESGDIGNFLEWSYKNRWTIDNPSSENPRLSNRGKTYYTDMNNAARNTYWIRSNNYIRLKNVELGYSLSGTLSKKMGLTALRVYVSGLNLFTLDKIKIWDPESTNSSAQYYPQARVINTGIKATF